The following is a genomic window from Pedobacter sp. KBS0701.
TCGCATGAATTTCAACAAAATAAACGGTATCCAATTTATTATTGATCTTCACCTGTGCCTGCATCATATAAGGAAAACGGCCCGATGACCAGTTTTTGTAGGGGGTACCATCGGCACTGGTTGCGGGTACAGCAGGGTTATAGGTATCTCTTAAAATGCCTAAAGTCGAAATTGGTTTAATCAGATCGGTGCGATACATAAAAGCCAGTTTTTGTGCCAACGGATAGTCTGCATCAGCTTTATCATCAGCATAGGATCCAAATTCGCTGAATAAAACATTATATCCTGCCGGTAAAACGGTATTTCTGAACAAAGTGGTATCTACCACCTCTGCAAAACCATAAATATCTGCATTTAGATTGTTCACTACGGTTTTAACGTTAGCCGCCTGTAATACATCGTTCGATGGATCCTGAGCTGGGCTGCCAAACCATTCAATGTTCCAGTTCACTACTTCTAATGTGTTGGCAATATCAAAGGTGTTTCCGGTTAAGGCAACGGTTTTATTTGCCGAACCGGTAGTAACAATGCTTACATTGCCGGTATAACTGGTATTCACTACCGTTGGCGAAAATTTAGCATAAACTGTTGGCGAAGTATTGTTGATGTCGGCTTTTTGATAAGTGATGGTACTGCTATAGGCTCCGGCACTTGTTTTTGATAAGGTGAAATTAGCAGGAGCAGTTAAGGTGACATCGCCTGTTAAGTTGCCTGCAGAAAAACCAAAGCTATTTGCAGCAGAAGTGGTATTAACCGCCTGGAAACCAAAACTAAGGCTTGATGGCGAAGTGGTAATATCAACCGCTGGCGGTGTGCTCGAATTGGTTACCGCAAAATCATCAACTGTCCAGCGGCTGGCTGATGAAGTGGTCGAGTTATATACAATAGCGATATAAATTGGCGTTGCTTTGTAGGCTGATAAATCTATATTGTCTGATTTGGTCCATTTATCACTACCCGTTTCAGGGAATTTACCATCTAAACTGGTCCATGTAGCCAGTGCAGGATTACCCGAACCGGTATAGTTTGTAGAAATTTTAAGTTGTAATTTATCACCTGCGAAAGCAGATCTTGTCCAGAAAGATAAAATAGCATAGTTAAATGAAGAAATATTTAAGACTGGAGAAATCAACCAGTCCTCATTTAAGATATTACCGCCAGAATAACCATTAATCTGGAGGGCATTTCCTGCGCTCGCCACACCTGTAGGGTCGCTTGCGTCATGTCCGAAGGTAGTAGTACAGCCCCAGGTTTGCGGACCTGTTACGCTGTATTGGTAAAAACCATCAGACAAGGCAGAACTGCCTACTGTTGTACAGTTTTCAAAATTGAAAGCCGTTTGGTTAGGATCTACCGACGCACCGGTTAATGAAAGTGGAACCGAGGTTGCACCTGAACTGGTGTGTAAAACGGCACCGGCTGAGTTGCCCACAGCTGTTGGGCTAAATTTTACATACACCGTTTGATTGGCGGCTAAATCTGCTACACTATAACTTAATGTAGTAGAAAAAGTAACGTTATCTTTAGAAATAGAATAAGGTGCTGTTGTTGTTAAAGTAGTGGCATTGGTTAAGTTTCCGGCCGAGAGTACATAGCTTTTTGAAGCTGATGTGGTATTTATTGCCTGGTTACTGAAAGCCAGGGTTTTTGGCGCAACAACTAAATAGGGGCCAGTTGTTGAAGTGGGTTCAGTTACCGAGCTGTTTTGCGGATTTGGTATCCTTGGTACAAAATCTAAAGAATTTTCATCGCTATCGTATCCATTACCTGCAAATTCTTCTGTACCACCAATGCCCATGGTGGTGGCATTTGATGTTGCACTTGCTTTTCTTTCAATTGATGTGGTGTTGGTTGTGGCAGGCGCAGGAGCTATACCTTCGTAGCCATTTGCTGTTCCATAACCAACTTTATCAATAATATTTGCATTAACCGGATTGGCACCTGTTTGAGGGGTAGCTAAATTGCTTAACAATACTTTTCCTGTTGTACCCGATAAGGTGAGTGTACCAATCTTATCAGGTGTTGGTAAATCTAATGTACCACCTGTACCCGCTGCCAGTTGGATCAGGTAAAAACCTTTTGAGGCGATAGAACCCGATAAGGTTGTTGCTGCCCAGCTGCCCGTACCGGTAGCACTGGCGTACTGTACGCTCCAGCCGGTTAAATCTACAGCACTAAGCGTTGGGTTGTACAACTCGATAAAGTCATTTTTATAGGTAGCACCGCTGTTGCCGCCACCGCCATAAACTTCAGAAATGACCACGTGATTGGCACCTGCTGGTTCTTTTGTCGAAGTGTTTTGCGGGTTTGGAGCCGTAACTACAAAATCGGTACTGTTGTTATCGGTATCGTAACTGTTTCCATTAAACTCTTCAGCACCCCCAACGGCTAAAGTTGCTGCTGTTGAAGTTGCACTTGCTTTACGTTCAATTGAAGTTGTATTGGAGATTACGGGGGTAGGTGCGGTTTCGAAACCGGTGGCTGTTGGGCCAAAGCCTACTTTATCAACTACCGCAGTGGTTGATGGATTGGCACCAGTTAAAAGCACATTTGAATTGCTTAAAATTACTTTTCCGGTTGTACCGGATAAGGTTAAAGTTCCGGTTGCATCTGGTGTAGGCAAATTAACCGTTCCACCTGCTCCAATAGCTTCCTGGATCAAGTAGAAACTTTTTGCAGGTATGCTACCCGTTAAATCTGTTTTTGCCCAGGTGCCTGTTCCGGTAGCATTTAAATACTGTACACTCCAGCCGGTTAAATCAACCGTGGTGTTATCAGGGTTATATAATTCGATAAAATCATTTTTGAAGGTTGCGCCGGTGTTTCCGCCGCCACCATAAATTTCAGATATTACAACGTGGGTTGGCGCTGCGGGTGGAGTTGTGCCCATACCTGCCGTAATAATGTTCTGTGTGCTTGCACCAGTGCTCGAAATACTAATATTGCCAGATGCAGCGGATGGTGTTGTAGGGCTAAAACGCGCAGAGACCGTTTTGCTTGTGGCAAGCTCAGCGCCAGTATAAACTAGCGAAGCGCTATAAGTAATATTATCTTTTGATAGATAAAAAGGTGCTGTAGTGGTAATATTTACCACATCGGTTAAGCCCGTGGCGTTTAAACTAAAGGTTTGTGCCGTAGAATTGGTGCCTGTATTTTGAGAACCAAAATCGAAAGCCGTTTGGTCTACTGTTAAAATTGTTGATAGTCCATTTCCGCTTACCGCAACATTAACCGGGCTGGCACCAGTGCTGGTATTAGTAATATTGCCACTGGCATTGCCGCCTGAAGTTGGACTGAAACGTACATAAACAAATGGAGATGCAGCCACTTCGGCTGTGGTATAACTGATGGAATTGCTGAAAGCGATATTATCTTTAGATACAAAGAAAGGTGCGGTCGAATTTATTAAAACAGCAGCCGTCAAATTGGCTCCTCCTAATGTATAACTTTGTGCTGTAGAATTTGAATTGATGTTTTGATCGCCAAAAAGAAACGTTGTATTTGAGGCTGATAAAACCGGCGTAGTTGTAGTATTGCCCTTTGGCGTGATGCTAAAATCGTCAATAGTGTAAATGCCATCGCTTCCTAAATCGTCTGTATCTGTCCAGCGGATATAAAGTGTAGCCCCATTTGCCCAGGTAATTGCGTTGATGCTTCCAGAAACAGGGGTTTGGTTTGCTGGTAAGTTACCATCAATGCCGGCTGCCGTGGTTGTTGTTGTTAACTTTTCGTTAAGCTCCATGTCGGTAAGCGGGAGCCAGGTGGCCGATGCGTCGGCAATACTGGTGGCATTGAAGCTATATTCGAAATTTAGTTTTTCGTTAACCGTAGCCGTTGAGCCAGTTCGCCACTGTTCCATTACGCCAGATAAATCGATTGAGGTTACGGTGGCACCGGTGTTATTCTGAAATCCGGCCCCAAATCTCGGTACTAACGCGCCAGAGGCAAGGCTTCCTAACGAACGGTCGGCAGCTCCTGCTGTTCCTGCATTGTAAGCGGCTCCACTATTTGACGAAGCGGTGTAAACCGTTAACGTTAAGGCCGAACCAACGGCTGCGGCGTTTGTGCCGCCCGCTTTAACGGCACTCCATCCGGCAACTGTCGAAGTTCCTGTTGCGGTTATGCCGTCAAAATTTTCTGCTTTAGCGGTATTTATTGCAGTTAATGAAACCTGGGCAGATAAATAATCCGAGAAAACCAGAAAAAATAAAATGAGAAGTAAAAATCTTTTCATAGAATAAGTTTTATTTATAGCAAATGTATAGGCAAAAGCCTTATTATCAGATTAACTTAATGTTAATTTAGGTAATTGTGGAAAAATAAATGTAATGAGGAATAATTTTATGATTATGCCGACGTTGACGTGCTTTTTGTATTTCAGTTTAAATATTAGACTACACTATCATTGACAGTTTGGAATACAAGGGGCGTCATCTCGACTGGAGTGCAACGGAATGAAGAGATCTTGGAACAAATTATTGAAATTAAATTAAAGATTTTGCTTCGCAGAGCCTTCGGGTTCTCCACTCCGCTCGAAATGGCGGTACTTAGAGTCCGTTTATCGTCTTAAAATTAAAATCCACTGTTATTTATTTTGGTTTTTATGAAATAGACCATCATGACTTTGGTTGTTATCATGATATTGCTATTGATGTTCCCGCTGATTTAAAGAGATAAACGCAAATCTTATCATATAAAGGTTTGCGCCTGGTGATGCATACTTTGTTATTAAGCCTGATTGTAACGGAAATCCCGATTGTTTTATCGGGAGAGGACTTGAAGAGTAAAGCAGGACAGGAGGCGGCCACAAAGAACCTTAAATTCACTTCTAAAAAAGCAATCTAATATATCCCTGATCAAACAGGTTTCCAGCTTATTCACGCAATTTTTATAAGTAAGATATTATAAATACTCTTCAATATTTCCTTTACCCTCACGGATGACTTCAAACTCGCCGGTGGTACAATCAATTACAGTAGAGGCTTCATTATCGCCATAACCGCCATCTATTACCAGGTCTACCAGGTCTTCATATTTTTCGTGGATCAATTCCGGATCGGTAGAATATTCGATTACATCATCGTCATCTTTTATGGAAGTTGATAGGATAGGATTGCCAAGTTCTTTGACAATACAGCGTGCAATGTTGTTGTCGGGTACACGGATACCGACCGTTTTTTTATTCGAACTTAATAATTTGGGTACGTTGTTATTCGCATTAAAAATAAAGGTAAAAGGGCCTGGTAGCGCTTTTTTTAATACCCTGAAAGTGGTATTGTCAATCGGTTTAATGTAATCAGAAATGTGCTTTAAATCATGGCAGATAAAAGAAAAGTTGGCTTTCTCGGGCTTGATGCCACGTAAGCGGCAAATTTTTTCGATAGCTTTAGGATTGGTAATATCGCAGCCCAAACCGTAAATGGTATCAGTTGGGTAGATGATCAAGCCACCTTTTTTCAGCACATCAACAACCTGTTCAATGGCTCTTTCGTTGGGGTTTTCCGGATAAATCTTAATAAGCATAGCGTAAAAATAACAATTTAATGGTGTCAGTTGTTTAATAATCCTAATCTTTGTACTAACAAAACATACGCTAATCTATTATTATGAGAAAAGCTTTCGTTGCGATTGCCGCATTTTTAATTGCCCTAACCATTATGCTGGGTTTGTACCATCCTTTTTTATGGTGGACATTCATCTTCACCGGTCCTTTTGTAATTCTTGGTATTTACGATTTATACCAGCCTAAACACAGTATCGTAAGAAATTACCCTGTTTTCGGGCGTTTAAGGTATTTTATGGAAGAGTTAAGGCCGAAAGTATATCAATACTTTGTAGAAAGCGATACCAACGGTACGCCTTATAACAGGCTAAACCGCTCTTTGATCTATCAACGTGCTAAAAAAGACAACGATACCATTCCCTTCGGAACGCAGTTGAATGTTTACGATAATGGCTACGAATGGTTAAGCCACAGTATTGCTGCGATTTCACACCATGAGCTGAATTTAGATCCGCGAGTTACCGTTGGTGGGCCAGATTGTAAGAAGCCTTACTCGGCCAGTATCTATAACATTTCTGCCATGAGTTTTGGCTCCTTAAGTCAGAATGCCATTTTAGCTTTAAATGGTGGTGCTAAAATGGGCAACTTTGCCCACAATACGGGTGAGGGTGGCATCAGCGATTATCACCGTCAGCCAGGTGGCGATTTAATCTGGCAGATTGGTACAGGATATTTTGGCTGCCGTAATGCCGACGGAACTTTCAACTACGAAGCTTATGCAGAAAGGGCACAAACGGATCAGGTAAAAATGATCGAGATTAAACTTTCGCAAGGCGCTAAACCAGGACATGGTGGTATGTTACCAGCCAAAAAGGTAACACCAGAGGTTGCCAGGATTCGTTTAGTGCCCGAAGGTAAAGATGTCTTGTCTCCGCCGGCTCACTCCGCTTTTAATACACCTATCGGTTTATTGGAGTTTGTTAAAAAACTCCGCGATTTATCAGGTGGCAAACCCGTAGGCTTTAAACTGTGCATCGGTCGTAAAAGTGAGTTTTATGCCATTTGCAAAGCTATGGTAGAAACCGGAATTTACCCTGACTTTATCACTGTTGATGGTGGTGAGGGTGGAACAGGTGCTGCGCCGCAGGAGTTTTCGAATTCGGTAGGTATGCCCCTGCGCGAAGGTGTGGCATTTGTGTATGATGTTTTAAATGGTTTTGATCTGAAAAAACACATTAAAATAATTGCTTCAGGTAAAGTTGCAACAGGTTTCGATCTGGTTAAAAATATAGCCCTTGGTGCCGATATGTGTAATGCTGCCCGCGGAATGATGTTCGCTTTGGGTTGTATTCAGGCTTTAGAATGTAACAGCAATACCTGCCCGACAGGAGTGGCCACGCAAGATCAGAGTTTAATGAAGGGCCTGGTAGTGGAAGATAAAACGGTTCGCGTTAAAAACTTCCATAACCTAACCGTAGCCAGTGCGGTAGAATTATTAGGTGCAGCGGGTTTAAGAGAAACACATCAGTTAAGCAGGGCCTATATCAACAGGCGCGTAAGCCCAAGTGTAATGCAGAGTTATCTGGAGACTTTTCCCTATATCCCTGCAGGCAGTTTGTTACAAACGCCTTATCCAACCCGTTACGAACTGGGAATGGCATTGAGTACTTCGGCCAGTTTTGCCCCAACAGATTATAAAGTTTCGGCGGTAGATTACGCACACGCCAATCCGTATGGTGATAGCATGCATGATGATGGACGATAACAGCCAGGGATAACTTACGAAGTTTCAAAGGGCAAAGGACGCTAGCGTTGGCAGAACTTCGTAAGTCTTTTCCGTATCGCCTTGGTTTTGGGCTATTTTTGGAAAAGCAGGTGCAGTAGCATTTGGGTTTGTTCAGTCCTGCTTTTTGCTGCAAGTCCAACGCTGCGGGCTTTCCGCGTCAATCAGGTTTAAGTGGCAAGTAATGAAGAGGTATTAACGGATTAATCAGCAAATATTCAATCGGAACGGAAACCACCAATTTGCAACAATATGATCGCGAATGAATCGTCATCTCGACCGTAGTGGAGAGATCTTTTAATATGGTCCAAAGATCTCTCCATTTCGTTGCACTTCAGTCGAGATGACGCCGATTTTTAGAATATATCATTAATAGGAGATAACTTCTGGAGTTTTCCCGTTGGTATAAAAAAAAGAAGTCAAGTTTTTAAACTTGACTTCTTTGATAATAGGCTATTTGTTTTCCCTAAACCCTAAACCCTAAACCTTCCTAAAACTCTGCGTTTTTCGGAAATCTCGGGAAAGCGATTACGTCACGAATGTTGGTCATTCCGGTTACGAACAATACTAAACGCTCAAAACCTAAACCAAAACCTGAGTGCGGTGCCGAGCCAAAACGGCGGGTATCTAAATACCACCAAAGCTCATCTTGCGGGATATTTAAATCTTCCATACGTTTCGTTAAACGATCCAAACGTTCTTCACGTTGCGATCCGCCAATCATTTCTCCAATACCCGGGAATAAGATATCCATGGCTGCAACCGTTTGTCTGCCTTCCGCATCTGGTTCGTTCTGGCGCATGTAGAACGATTTAATATCAGCAGGATAATCGGTTAAGATGACCGGTTTTTTAAAGTGTTTTTCCACCAGGTAACGTTCATGCTCACTTTGTAAATCAGCACCCCATTCATCAATCAGGTATTTAAACTGTTTCTTCTGGTTCGGTTTAGAAGACTTTAAAATCCTGATTGCCTCGGTATACGTTAAACGTTCAAATTCGTTGGCTAAACAGAAATCTAGCTTTTCTAAAAGGCTAAATTCGCTGCGTTCGTTCTGCGGTTTTTGTTTATCCTCTTCAGCTAAACGGGTATTTAAGAATTCTAATTCATCTTTGCAGTTATCTAAAGCATATTTTATGACATACTTCATCATATCTTCTGCAAGCTGCATGTTGTCTTCTAAATCTGCAAAAGCAACTTCGGGTTCAATCATCCAGAATTCTGCCAGGTGACGTGTAGTATTCGAATTTTCTGCCCTGAAAGTAGGGCCGAAAGTATAAATCTGTCCGAAAGCCATTGCTGCCAGTTCACCTTCCAATTGTCCGGATACAGTTAAGTTGGTTGCACGGGCAAAGAAATCCTGCGAGAAATCTACCTTACCGTCTTCCGTTCGTGGTGTATTATCGAAATCCAAAGTGGTTACTTTAAACATTTCGCCTGCACCTTCCGCATCACTTGCGGTAATTACAGGGGTATGCATGTACACAAAACCACGATCGTTGTAGAATTGGTGGATGGCAAAGGCCAAGGCATGACGCACCTTAAAAACCGCGTTAAAAGTATTGGTACGGAAACGCAGGTGTGCAATTTCGCGTAAAAACTCTAAACTGTGTTTCTTTGGTTGTAATGGAAACTTTTCAGGATCGCTATCGCCCAAAATTTCTACCGTTGTTGCCTTGATTTCGACAGATTGACCTTTACCAAGTGATTCGATCAATTTACCTGTTGCAGAAATGGCCGCGCCAGTTGTTATTCTTTTTAACAGCTCATCAGGTAAATTATTAAAATCGATCACAACCTGGATATTGCCCATGCAAGATCCGTCATTTAAGGCAATAAACTGATTATTACGGAAAGTTCTAACCCATCCCATAACCCTTACTTCTGTGTCAAATGCTGTCGACTTTAATAAATCTTTAATTTGCTGTCTCTTAATCATATTGTTATTTGTAAAAGGCGCAAATTTAGAAAAAAAATGTATCAGTTAGCAGGTTTCAGTATACAGTTTTCAGTTTTTTAGCATGAATCCGCTGCCAACTGAAAATTGCGAACTGTCAATTGCCAAGTCTTATCGTAAATTCTTATCTTGAAAAGATTTACAGCTAAAGACAATTTTAACATATCCATCTACAGCACCTCATGAATAAGTTTGATATAGATAAACAAACCCTAACTGATTTAAACATATTTGAGGTTCATGGCTTAAATAAAAGTATTTTTTCTCTGTTCAAACTTACTTCTACAATTAAAGGCAATGATAAATTATCTGAAATTTTCAGATTGCCTTCCACAGATATTAAGATCATTACGGAAAGACAAGGTTTAATCAAATATCTATCCAATTATAACGAAGATTTAAACTTTGACTATACGAACATAGACTTTATTGAAAGTTATCTGGAGCAGAATGGTAAAATCAAATTCTATTCAAAGATTTCGGCATTAACTAAGTCTATCAATTATTTCTTTTATCCAAATCAGGCATATTATTTAAAAGAAAAAGGCATAAAGGAAATTATCTCTTTGCTTAAGAAGCTTACTGAAGTCTTTGCGACACTAGATCAAGAGGTTAAGCCTGCGCTGGTTAAAGAATTTAATGAGGTTGCTGGAATTTTATTTAAGCAAAAATTAATTAAAGCTATTGTTGAGCGGTTTGAGAAAAAGATTAACTTATTCGAATTAGAAGAGCTGGATTTTATGTTTAGGGGATCTGAGCTAATGACAATCAAGCGGTTTTTAGATTTAGTTTACCAAATTGATGCCTATTATGCTGTTGTTAAGGCAGCCAGGAAATACAATTTAGCCTTGCCAAATGTAAATGCAAAAGAGTCCCATCTGCGTATTAAAGGTGTTTTTCATCCTTTTTTAAATCACCCGGTTGCTAATGATATTGAATTTGAAATTGGTAAGAACGTCTGTTTCCTAACGGGAAGTAATATGGCTGGGAAATCTACTTTTTTAAAATCTGTTGGGATTTCTGTTTATCTGGCTCATTTAGGTTTTCCTGTTCCTGCAACCTATATGGAGACAGGAATTTGGCAAGGATTGGTGTCGACCATAAACTTGCCTGATAATTTAAATGAAGGGTTTAGCCATTTTTACAATGAAGTTTTAAGGGTAAAGTATGTTGCAGAGAAGATTAAAGTTTCTAAAAATATTTTTGTAATTTTTGATGAGCTGTTTAGGGGTACGAATGTTAAAGATGCATTTGACGGATCTTTATCTGTGATTAAATCATTTTCTGCAATAAAAGACTGTTATTTCATGATTTCAACTCATATTATTGAGGTTGCCGAAATATTAAAGGAGAATGAAAGTATTATGTTTAAATATCTATCTACCAAAATGGAGCACAACAAACCTACATTTACCTATAATCTTATGAATGGAATTACCGATGAACGGATAGGGATGTGGATTATTGAAAATGAAAAGATTGATGAAATTTTAAGCAGTAGAAATTTAGAATAGATTTCTACTGCTTTTTATGGCTGATGATATAAAACTATAAACTGCCTACTGTTGTTGTTGTTGCTGTTGTTGCTGCTGCATGGCTTCCATGTACTCCTGATAGCTGTTTTTGGTTCTCCCGGTAATTATTGATCCTGTGGGTTTGCTGTAATTCACCTCTTTTGGCTGGAAGTAAGTTTCCTGATCGTTAAAATCTTCATCATTATAACCTACAGATACATTAACTTCCATGATGTGTTCGAAGCCGCCTTTATAAACCCCTTTTACGGGTGAGCAGTCGGTAAAATTCCGGCCTACCGCCAGGCGGACATGGTTTTCGTTTACAATGCAATTATTGGTCGGGTCTAAACCTAGCCAGCCATATTCGGGCAGGTAAGCCTCCGCCCAGGCATGGGTTGCGCCTTCGCCCCGCATGCCGTCTCTGTTAGGGCAGATATAACCGCTTACATAACGTGCCGGGATGCCCGTTAAACGCAGCATGGCGGTTAATACATGTGCGAAATCCTGACAAACGCCCGCTTTTAGTTTTAGAATCTCCTCAATGGTGGTATCAACTGCCGTTACACCTTTAATGTATTCGAAATTGTTGAAAACATCCGCGCAGTATTTTATAGCGGTTTGGTAAGGGGTATCATCACGACCTTTAATGCTCAGGGCTGTTTCCTTTAATTGAGTTATCCCGTCAAAACTTTCCTGCCGTAAATAATCGATAAAGGGTACTTCAAATTTTAGGGCGCTTAAGCTGTTCCACTGCTCGCTGCTAAACATATCATCCTGTGGCAAAGGCTTCGGAAAAGTTTCTACACTTACCTTCGAAAAGATTTTAAGTTGGGTGTGCGGTTCGTTTTGGGTAAAAGTGCCCACTTCATTGCCGTAATAATCAATAAAAATTTCAATCTCCGGGCTTCCAGAGATATTCAGGTCGTGTTTAACCACTTTCTGAAAATCATCTTTAATTGGAAATAGAATAATCTGATTCGCACTATCCCGAACAGGTAATTCGTACTTATAATTGGTAATATGTTTGATTTTGAAAATTGGCATAATGTTTATTGTTATGTTTTACCACAGATAAAAAGGATAAACACAGATGAGAAATCAGTAAAGGAAAATCATATCTATGTTAATTGTGTCTATCTATGGTTAAAAAACTGTTTATGAATTTGCGAAATAATATTCATTTAGCAGGTTTCCGATGCCGAAGAGTTCGGCCCTGATTTCTGTAAGGTAATGGTGTAATTGCTCTTCGTTCATGGTGTTAACTGAGCTATAGGTAATCATACTTTTTAAGCGTCCTATTTTAAAAGACAGGTTATTGTAGTGTTCGATATTACTTTCGCTCTTTAACCGGTTAAAATATCTTTCAATATTGTTCATCGCATATAATGCCGAACGCGGAAAATCGTTATTAAGCATTACCAGTTCGATAATGTTTTTTGCATCAAATCCCTGGCGATAGGTTTTCAGGTATAATTCATAGCCACCCAATGATAGTAATAAATGTTTCCAATAGGCGATATCAGTCAGCAGGTCAGGATTGTTGCTGATCGAACTGAATTTAATGTCCAGGATATCGATAGATTGGATGCTTCTTTCCAAATGTTTGCCGATTTTCATGAAACTTCTGCTTTCACCACGTTCCATTACGCTGTCGGCTGTGCCATGATATAACATTACCTGTTTAATCAAAACATCCAGGGCTGTTACCGGATCATCTTTTTGTACGTACCACAATAATTTCTCGTCTTTAACCGCATGGTAATATTCGTTTAAACATTGCCATAAGTCTTTGGGGATATGTTCCTGTACGCTCCTTGCATTCTCACGCGCAAGGGTAACGATGTTTAAAATCGAATTCTGGTTATCGCGGTTTAACAGGAGGTATTCGATCACGGCGCGACTATCATGCTGGATATTCAATAGTTCATTTTCGTCATCAGATGAAAAAATCCTGATTACGGGTTTCCAGGTGAATTCCTGTATGGTATCTTGTGAGGAAGCGTAATTTATTTTTAACATACGCAGCATGCCGTCGCTGCGCTCAACATACCTGCTTAACCAATATAGGCTTGATGCCACTCTACTTAACATATTCTGTATTCTAAGAAGTTAAAACCCATGTATCTTTACTGCCACCGCCCTGCGAACTGTTTACCACAAGTGAACCCTCTTTTAAGGCTACCCTGGTTAAGCCTCCCGGAACAATCGAAATACCATCTGGTCCATTTAAGGCGAAGGGGCGGAGGTCTATTCTGCGCGGAGCCAGTTTCCCATTAATAAAACACGGCGCGGAAGACAGGCTGATGGTGGGTTGGGCAATAAAGTTGCGCGGATCTTTCAGTACCTCAATTTTGTATTCATCGGTTTCCTTTTCGCTGGCCGCATGCCCCATTAACATGCCGTAACCCCCACTTCCGTTGGTTTTTTTGATTACCATGGTATTAATGTTTGCAAAAACATAATCAAGCTCATCTTTATTGCTGAGCTGATAGGTGGGTACATTCTTTAATATAGGTTCCTCATTCAGGTAATACCTGATCATATCTGGTACATAGGTGTAAACGGCTTTATCGTCGGCTACGCCATTGCCTACTGCATTAATAATAGCTACATTACCTTTACGGTAAGCACCCATCAGGCCTGCTACGCCCAGTACGCTGTTTGGATTAAATACTAAAGGATCGAGATAATCATCATCCACCCTCCGGTAAATTACATCAACCTGCTGCAGGCCGGTGGTGGTTTTCATAAATACCTTTTGATTTTTAACTACCAGATCACGCCCTTCTACCAATTCTACCCCCATTAAGCGGGCCAGGGTAGTATGTTCGTAATAGGCAGAATTATACATGCCCGGACTCAGCAGTACAATTGTTGGGTTCGAAACTGCTCTGGGAGAGAGACTCATTAAATTTTTATATAATATGGCAGGATATTCGGTTACGCTCCTTACGCCGCACTGCGGAATCAGGTCGGGGAACAGCCTTTTGGTAATTTCCCT
Proteins encoded in this region:
- a CDS encoding circularly permuted type 2 ATP-grasp protein, translating into MIEDFIKNYFNHPKTYDEMFLNGDNYRNHYANFISNFSKESLENLNKKEELAKKLFMSQGITFTVYDSGEGIEKIFPFDIIPRIITSIEWSFIEKGIKQRLKALNLFLKDIYSNQFILKDQIVPINVIYSCPHFLREMHNVNVLHDIYIHIAGIDLIRDHDGTFYVLEDNLRTPSGVSYMLENREITKRLFPDLIPQCGVRSVTEYPAILYKNLMSLSPRAVSNPTIVLLSPGMYNSAYYEHTTLARLMGVELVEGRDLVVKNQKVFMKTTTGLQQVDVIYRRVDDDYLDPLVFNPNSVLGVAGLMGAYRKGNVAIINAVGNGVADDKAVYTYVPDMIRYYLNEEPILKNVPTYQLSNKDELDYVFANINTMVIKKTNGSGGYGMLMGHAASEKETDEYKIEVLKDPRNFIAQPTISLSSAPCFINGKLAPRRIDLRPFALNGPDGISIVPGGLTRVALKEGSLVVNSSQGGGSKDTWVLTS